In Aliivibrio wodanis, a genomic segment contains:
- a CDS encoding putative exported protein — MKKIIYALILLASWPSFARQFDVEVIIFKRNVEPSSFQESWPDLLDPINLGRAFSYRDKAVMNKNNAFLISDYKLSNVYKKLQNHAGFKPLVHVAWRQGDSGSARSPIFHVQAGQNFSNRFVADGRTLEDAKADINLQPLDAPVPTIAQNGEDNQLVTGSLLELDGTLQVYVQHYLYVKTELDLKIPGQHEFIINTMLDDQAETVNEINTDIMPIQELNSNVQFGHLEDVTPETEVKEYLKSYRIKEKRKMRSGETHYIDHPLMGMIIQVRKV; from the coding sequence ATGAAAAAAATAATTTATGCGCTGATCCTACTAGCAAGCTGGCCTTCATTTGCTCGTCAATTTGACGTTGAAGTCATCATTTTTAAACGCAATGTTGAGCCTTCGTCTTTCCAAGAATCATGGCCAGACCTTCTTGACCCTATTAATTTAGGTCGTGCTTTTTCATATCGTGATAAAGCCGTAATGAATAAAAATAACGCTTTTTTAATTTCAGACTATAAATTAAGCAACGTATATAAAAAATTACAAAACCACGCAGGGTTTAAGCCTCTTGTTCATGTTGCATGGCGTCAAGGTGACTCGGGTTCTGCTCGATCACCAATATTTCATGTTCAAGCTGGACAAAATTTCTCAAACCGTTTTGTAGCCGATGGTCGAACACTCGAAGATGCAAAGGCCGATATCAATTTACAGCCCTTAGATGCACCTGTACCTACTATTGCTCAAAATGGCGAAGACAATCAGCTTGTTACTGGCTCACTGCTTGAGTTAGATGGAACACTTCAAGTATATGTGCAACACTATCTATATGTTAAAACAGAATTGGATTTAAAAATTCCTGGGCAACATGAATTTATTATCAATACCATGCTTGACGATCAAGCTGAGACGGTAAATGAGATCAATACAGACATCATGCCAATTCAAGAACTGAATTCTAATGTTCAATTTGGCCATTTAGAAGACGTAACACCAGAAACGGAAGTTAAAGAGTATCTAAAGTCTTACCGCATAAAAGAAAAGCGTAAAATGCGTAGTGGAGAAACTCATTATATTGACCACCCTCTAATGGGTATGATCATTCAGGTACGTAAAGTATAA
- the mfd gene encoding transcription-repair coupling factor, translating to MPIKNLLSLTLPTKANDTRSVGNLTGSSLALAIAEIEQQHTGPVVVAVTEPQLAFRLQNEISQFSQRSVEVFPDWETLPYDSFSPHQDIISDRLSRLYHLPQQKDGTLIVPVSTLLQRQSPQSFLHKHALVVNVGDRLSFDKLKLQLEKSGYLHVDQVMSHGEYASRGSILDLFPMGNAHPYRIDFFDDEIDTIRQFDPENQRTIEEVKSINLLPAHEFPTDDVAIEDFRIRWRQRFDARREPESVYQQISKGAWPAGIEYWQPLFFDETETLFDYLPDNTLLVTIGDIEKAANDFLADAEYRYDQRRVDPLRPLLPVNELWLQTTDMFGLFKQYPRVKLAREPEIEKAGRFNPDLLELPEIAIQHQNKEPFAQFRQFYEKFSGQVIFSVESEGRREALLELLARIKLKPAICNSMKDAVAHKNKATLVIGSAEHGFILQNPCVAFICESDLLGERVIQRRRRGDNKSINSNTLIRNLAELKIGQPVVHIDHGIGRYMGLQTLDVGDMPAEYMMLEYLNETKLYVPVSSLNLISRYSAGADETAPISKLGSDTWSKARRKAAEKVRDVAAELLDVYAKRAIKPGFAFKQDRDAYADFRSSFPFEETHDQEIAINDVLSDMCQAKAMDRLVCGDVGFGKTEVAMRAAFLATHNEKQVAVLVPTTLLAQQHFENFRDRFANFPIRVEVLSRFKSAKEQKEILAATAEGKVDILIGTHKLLQDSIKFEDLGLLIVDEEHRFGVRQKEKVKAMRSDVDILTLTATPIPRTLNMAMSGMRDLSIIATPPARRLAIKTFVREKADDVIKEAILREIKRGGQVYVLHNNVETIQNAAEDIEKLIPEARVTLAHGQMRERELERIMGDFYHQRFNVLVCTTIIETGIDVPTANTIIMDRADKLGLAQLHQLRGRVGRSHHQAYAYLLTPHPKALSKDARKRLDAIASLEDLGAGFTLATHDLEIRGAGELLGDGQSGQIQSVGFTLYMEMLEQAVEALKEGKEPSLDDLLREQTEVELRLPALIPEDYIPDVNTRLSLYKRIASVSDNGELDELKVEIIDRFGSLPEATQTLLVSSEVKMLAASLKVKKLEAHGNGGYIEFEPTADINPMFLVSLLQKDPKGFALDGPTKVKFIKDLTERQVRIKYVIDLLNLFYENRI from the coding sequence ATGCCTATAAAAAACTTACTGTCACTAACATTACCGACTAAAGCCAATGATACTCGCTCGGTTGGTAATTTAACGGGTTCATCTCTCGCACTTGCTATTGCGGAAATTGAACAACAACACACTGGACCTGTCGTCGTTGCTGTGACTGAGCCACAATTGGCATTTCGTTTACAAAATGAAATCAGTCAATTTAGCCAACGTTCGGTAGAGGTTTTTCCTGATTGGGAAACACTTCCTTATGACAGCTTTTCACCGCATCAGGACATTATTTCTGACCGTTTATCACGCCTATATCATTTGCCTCAGCAGAAAGATGGCACGCTAATTGTTCCTGTTAGTACCTTATTACAACGTCAATCACCGCAATCTTTCTTGCACAAACATGCGTTAGTAGTAAACGTAGGTGATCGTCTATCGTTTGATAAGCTGAAGTTACAGCTAGAAAAGTCTGGTTATTTACACGTAGACCAAGTCATGAGTCACGGTGAGTACGCAAGTCGTGGGTCTATTCTTGATTTATTCCCAATGGGTAATGCACACCCTTATCGAATTGATTTCTTTGATGATGAAATAGATACCATTCGTCAGTTTGATCCTGAAAACCAACGTACCATTGAAGAAGTAAAATCAATCAACTTACTGCCTGCCCATGAGTTCCCTACTGATGATGTGGCGATTGAAGATTTCCGTATTCGCTGGCGTCAACGTTTTGATGCTCGACGTGAACCGGAGTCGGTTTATCAACAGATCAGTAAAGGCGCTTGGCCTGCCGGTATCGAATATTGGCAACCGCTGTTCTTTGATGAAACGGAAACTCTGTTCGACTATCTACCAGATAATACGTTATTAGTAACAATTGGTGATATAGAAAAAGCAGCCAATGATTTCTTAGCTGATGCCGAGTACCGCTATGACCAACGTCGAGTGGATCCACTGCGTCCTCTTCTACCTGTAAATGAGCTGTGGCTTCAAACGACGGATATGTTTGGCCTCTTTAAGCAATACCCTCGTGTAAAGCTAGCAAGAGAACCAGAAATAGAAAAAGCAGGTCGCTTTAATCCAGATTTACTTGAGTTACCAGAAATTGCAATTCAGCATCAAAACAAAGAACCCTTCGCTCAATTTCGTCAATTCTATGAGAAATTCAGTGGTCAGGTTATTTTCTCTGTTGAATCTGAAGGTCGCCGTGAAGCCCTTCTTGAATTATTAGCGCGTATTAAGCTAAAGCCTGCGATTTGTAATTCAATGAAAGATGCCGTCGCACATAAAAATAAAGCCACGTTAGTGATTGGCTCGGCTGAACACGGCTTTATTCTTCAAAATCCATGCGTTGCTTTTATTTGTGAAAGTGACTTACTGGGTGAGCGAGTAATTCAACGTCGCCGTCGTGGTGATAACAAATCAATAAACAGCAATACACTGATCCGTAATCTCGCTGAATTAAAAATTGGTCAGCCAGTGGTTCACATTGATCACGGTATTGGCCGTTACATGGGGCTTCAAACGTTAGACGTTGGTGATATGCCAGCGGAATATATGATGTTGGAATACCTCAATGAAACCAAACTGTATGTTCCTGTTTCATCATTAAATCTGATCAGTCGATATTCAGCAGGAGCCGATGAAACTGCCCCTATCAGCAAACTGGGCAGTGATACGTGGAGCAAAGCACGTCGTAAAGCAGCAGAAAAAGTACGTGATGTTGCAGCAGAGTTACTGGATGTTTATGCTAAACGAGCAATTAAACCGGGCTTTGCTTTTAAACAAGATCGTGATGCTTATGCTGATTTTAGATCAAGCTTCCCGTTTGAAGAAACGCATGACCAAGAAATCGCCATTAACGATGTGCTATCCGATATGTGCCAAGCTAAAGCGATGGATCGCCTTGTTTGTGGTGATGTAGGTTTTGGTAAAACAGAAGTTGCTATGCGTGCTGCATTCTTAGCTACGCACAACGAAAAACAAGTTGCGGTATTAGTTCCAACGACCCTACTTGCTCAGCAGCATTTTGAGAATTTCCGCGACCGTTTTGCTAACTTCCCAATACGAGTGGAAGTCCTATCTCGCTTTAAATCAGCAAAAGAGCAGAAAGAAATTTTAGCTGCAACGGCTGAAGGTAAAGTGGATATCTTAATTGGAACTCACAAATTACTGCAAGACAGCATTAAATTTGAAGATCTTGGTTTACTGATCGTAGATGAAGAACATCGCTTTGGTGTCCGTCAGAAAGAAAAAGTAAAAGCGATGCGCTCAGACGTAGATATTCTAACGTTAACCGCAACGCCAATTCCAAGAACCTTGAATATGGCAATGAGTGGCATGCGTGATTTATCAATCATCGCAACACCACCGGCTCGTCGATTAGCGATTAAAACCTTTGTTCGTGAAAAAGCCGATGATGTGATTAAAGAAGCAATTCTTCGTGAGATTAAACGTGGTGGTCAAGTTTATGTTCTGCACAACAATGTAGAAACCATTCAAAATGCCGCTGAAGATATTGAAAAACTGATCCCAGAAGCACGTGTCACCTTAGCTCATGGCCAAATGCGTGAACGTGAATTAGAACGCATCATGGGTGATTTTTATCATCAGCGTTTCAATGTTCTAGTTTGTACAACGATTATTGAAACCGGTATTGATGTTCCAACAGCGAACACCATCATCATGGATCGTGCCGATAAACTCGGTTTAGCTCAATTACACCAATTACGTGGTCGTGTGGGTCGCTCACACCACCAAGCTTATGCATATTTACTGACGCCACATCCGAAAGCCTTAAGTAAAGATGCAAGAAAACGTTTGGATGCAATTGCTTCACTGGAAGACCTAGGTGCAGGTTTTACTCTTGCTACTCACGATTTAGAGATCCGTGGTGCAGGTGAATTACTGGGTGATGGCCAAAGTGGTCAAATTCAATCTGTTGGTTTTACTCTATATATGGAAATGCTTGAGCAAGCAGTTGAAGCATTAAAAGAAGGAAAAGAGCCTTCATTAGATGATTTATTGCGTGAACAAACGGAAGTCGAGCTTCGTTTACCTGCATTAATTCCTGAAGATTACATTCCAGATGTTAATACTCGCTTGTCTCTATACAAACGTATTGCGAGCGTTTCAGACAATGGCGAATTAGATGAACTAAAAGTAGAAATCATTGACCGTTTTGGATCATTACCAGAAGCGACTCAAACATTATTAGTCAGCTCAGAAGTTAAAATGTTAGCGGCTTCATTAAAAGTGAAGAAATTAGAAGCGCATGGAAACGGTGGTTATATTGAATTTGAACCTACCGCTGACATAAACCCTATGTTCCTTGTGTCGTTATTACAAAAAGATCCAAAAGGCTTTGCGTTAGATGGGCCAACAAAGGTTAAATTTATAAAAGACTTAACAGAGAGACAAGTGCGAATTAAATACGTAATAGACTTGCTCAATCTGTTTTACGAAAATAGAATCTAG